DNA from Mycobacterium sp. SMC-8:
GCACCGCGGGGATGTCGAGCATCCGCAACCACAGCCCGTCGTGGCTGCCGCGCTGACGCACCAACCGCGGATTGGTCAGCAGGTACGGCAGCAGCTGGTGCGGGTGTCCCTCGACGTCCACGGTCGCCATCAGGTCCAGTCCGAGCAGCACCCGCCACACAGCGATGTACGCGTGCTCGGTCACGGCCGCCAGTTTGGTGACCTCGACGCGGTCCTTGCCGTCGCCGCTGTGCACCCGGTACATCGCGAAACCGTCGGGGTGCAGCAGACAGAACAGTGCGCTGCCCCCGTTGCGGGCATGCTCCCGGTCGGCGAACACCTCGTCCCACAGCCGGGTCGGCGTGCGCAGCCCGCCCGGTGTCTGCAACCGCCACCGCTCATAGACGTCCTCGATGTCGGCGCGGTGCTCGGACGCGCGCACGATCCGGACGCCGCCCGGATCGGGCACGTCCCGATGGACGCGCGCCCGGGTGCGGTCGACGGACAGGCTCTGCCACACCGTGGCCGGTCCGTATCCGAACCGGCCGTAGATCTCTGCTTCGCTGGCCTCCAGCCCGGCGATCGGGTATCTGCCCATGCGCCGGTGCAGCTCACCGAACATGCCGGTCAGCACACCGCGGCGGCGGTGCGTCGGCGCGACCGCCACGAACGACACTCCGGCCATCGGCAGCACCGCGCCGCCGGGCACGGTCAGCTCGAGGTCCAGGATCAGGGCGACACCGACGACGTCGGGACCGTCGCACGCGACCACGGCGCCGTCCGCGGGCACCAGCGATCGCCACACCTCGGAGCTCTCCGGCGGCTGCCAGACACCGAAGCCCGTCGCGCCGATCAGGGCCATCGCCGGCCAGTCGGCGTCGTGCGCGGTACGGAACGTCAACCCGGTCGGTGAATGCGGCACTGCCCGACGGTGTCACACCGGCACCTTCTGTCGCACCCGAATTTTGCGGGTCGTACTGTCAGGCCATGGCGGAGATCCCCGACGATGTCTTCCTTGCTGCCGTCGCCGACCTCGACGAGTTCGCGCTGCTGCCCGAGAACGCCGAGCAGGTCGGTGCGACGACGGTGCCGCCGGCCGAGCGCATCGGCGCCGGGCCCGTGAGCGCGATCCGGTACGGCGACGGCGCACCGCGCGTGGTGTTCCTGCACGGCGGCGGGCAGAACGCGCACACCTGGGACTCGGTGATCGTCGGCCTCGGTGTCCCGGCGCTGGCCATCGACCTGCCCGGCCACGGCCGGTCGGCGTGGCGTGAGGACGGCGACTACGGCCCGAAACTCAATGCGGTCGCCGTCGAGCCGGTGATCCGCGACCTTGCCTCCGACGCCGAGCTGGTGGTCGGGATGTCGCTGGGCGGGCTGACCGCGCTGCGCGTGGCGGTGACCGCGCCCGAGCTGGTGCGCCGCCTCGTGCTGGTCGACGTGACACCGTCGGCGCCCGAGCGGCACACCGAGATGACCGACGCGCAGAAGGGCACCGTCGCGCTGGTACAGGGCGACCGGACATTCCCGTCGTTCGAGGCGATGCTCGAGGTGACGGTCGCCGCCGCCCCGCACCGTGACCGGAACTCGTTGCGGCGCGGGGTGTTCCACAACGCCAAGCGCCTCGAGGACGGCACCTGGACGTGGCGCTACGACAGCATCCGCCGGGGCGAAGGTTTCGAGAACCTGTGGGACGACGTGCCTCGCCTGACCACACCGACCACCCTGATCCGCGGCGCGAACTCGTTCTTCGTCAACGACGACGACGCCGACGCGTTCGCCAGGACCGCACCCGGCTTCCGGCGGGTTCACATCGTCGACAACTCCGGTCACTCGGTGCAGAGCGACCAGCCGGTGGCGTTGATCGAGCTACTGCGCGGCGTGCTCGCCGGCTGACTTCCTGCGCAGCCGGCCCAGGAACACCACACCGAGCAGCGCCATCGCGAACGGTGATGTCTGCGGGTCCAGCTCATCCACCTGGTAACCGAGGTCGCGCAGGATGCCGATCTCGATCGCGCTCAACACCCGGACGCCCGGGCCGGTGCCCGTCTGGGCATTCATCATCAACTGGTCGTCGCCGCTGAACGTGAAATCGTCGAGGTGGCTTCCCGAACTGCCCTCGTTCCACGGATCCGGGCTGAAGATCGGGACCAGCCCCCCGTACGCCTTGACGGCGTGGTACCCGCCGAACCACATGCCGCCGTCCTCGCCGGTGAGGATCGGGTCGAAGTCGCTGTCGAAACGGTAGCGGCGGTTGATCGGCCGCCGGCCGTCCTCATTCACGACGAAGCTGTCGAAGACCGTCCAGTAGGTGTTGTCGTTGTCGCCGGCCTCGCCGATCAACGACAGGAACCCGAACGAGTGCAACAGCTCATGCATCGCCGTCGAGGCGAAGTCGAAGTCGCCGTCGTCGACGTCCTCACCGAGCCCCCACCCCGCGCCGAAGTTCCAGGTGATCCGGCCGTCGGCGGCACTGCCGTTGGAGTCGTAGCCGGTGAGCAGCTTGTTCTGCACCACCGTGCGCCAGAAGCCGGCGCCGGTCCGGATCAGGTTGCTGCCCGCCGAGGCCAGCGTGGACGACTCGGCGTCCTCCATCCCGGTGACGTTGTAGGTGAGCACCACCGGCTTACCCACGACGAAGTACACGATCAGCGCATCGGCCGCGTCCTGCAGGGCACCGCGACGGTCCTCGGTCCAGTACTCGGCACCGGTGTTGTACTGGAAGTCGAACTTGATCGCGCCCTGGTTGATCAGCGGGCTGACCCGGGTGCCGATCGGGCGGAACAGATCGAGCAGGTTCATGTGCAGGCCGACGTCGATCGCCACGACGCGGAAGGTGTCGACACCGTCGAAGTCCGAATCCGGTGTGTAGGTGTAGGTTCCGTCCTGGTTGAGCTGCAACGAACCTTCCCGCGGCGCGCGCACGACCCGGTACACCAGGCGGTCGCCGTCCGCGTCGACCGCTGCCAGCGTGCCGGTGATCGCCCCGGTCAGCTTGCCGGTGATCTGGATCGGCTCCACCGTGGGCGCCTGGTTGAACAAGGCGCGTCGCATCGCGAGGAAGTTGGCCTCCATCCGCGCCTTGGTCTCGTCGTCGACGTCCCGCGAGTCGATCCAGGCCTGGGTGTCCGCCGTCCACTTGTCCAGGAAGTCGCCGACGATCTCGCGCCACGTGCGCCGAGGTGCGGGCACCGTGGGCGCGGACAACTGCGCGCTGACGAACTGTGCCGACGAATCGTGTTGCGTTGCTCCGGTTTCCACGGCCGGTGCATCGTCGGTGGGCTCGGCCGATGCCGGCGCCACTGATTCATCGGCTGCCTGGCGATCGGACCCGGGCACCGGCTCGGCGGGTGCGTCAACGACGACGGAATCGGAGTCCGCGACGGTGTCGGGGGCGGCGTCCTGGGCGTCGGTGTCGTCGCTCGCGGT
Protein-coding regions in this window:
- a CDS encoding enhanced intracellular survival protein Eis, yielding MPHSPTGLTFRTAHDADWPAMALIGATGFGVWQPPESSEVWRSLVPADGAVVACDGPDVVGVALILDLELTVPGGAVLPMAGVSFVAVAPTHRRRGVLTGMFGELHRRMGRYPIAGLEASEAEIYGRFGYGPATVWQSLSVDRTRARVHRDVPDPGGVRIVRASEHRADIEDVYERWRLQTPGGLRTPTRLWDEVFADREHARNGGSALFCLLHPDGFAMYRVHSGDGKDRVEVTKLAAVTEHAYIAVWRVLLGLDLMATVDVEGHPHQLLPYLLTNPRLVRQRGSHDGLWLRMLDIPAVLRARTYSADLAVVLEVSDDGLGGGGRFALEVRDGSAHCVPTDAAADVQLDLSVLGSLYLGAHRASAFVAAGRLRCGDPALLAALDAAFATEVPAELGFNF
- a CDS encoding alpha/beta fold hydrolase, with translation MAEIPDDVFLAAVADLDEFALLPENAEQVGATTVPPAERIGAGPVSAIRYGDGAPRVVFLHGGGQNAHTWDSVIVGLGVPALAIDLPGHGRSAWREDGDYGPKLNAVAVEPVIRDLASDAELVVGMSLGGLTALRVAVTAPELVRRLVLVDVTPSAPERHTEMTDAQKGTVALVQGDRTFPSFEAMLEVTVAAAPHRDRNSLRRGVFHNAKRLEDGTWTWRYDSIRRGEGFENLWDDVPRLTTPTTLIRGANSFFVNDDDADAFARTAPGFRRVHIVDNSGHSVQSDQPVALIELLRGVLAG
- a CDS encoding Ig-like domain-containing protein; this encodes MTVARGNQKPGRRSRHARRAEGFAVRRWLQLGAASAGMGAALLGYSLLSPQVGVAGAETGDTSAVSTGASTSDAAERDGTASDTTGTDTDTETATDDTDVDTDVGGPAGEDDNEAVIDDTAEIPDGDATGGTASDDTDAQDAAPDTVADSDSVVVDAPAEPVPGSDRQAADESVAPASAEPTDDAPAVETGATQHDSSAQFVSAQLSAPTVPAPRRTWREIVGDFLDKWTADTQAWIDSRDVDDETKARMEANFLAMRRALFNQAPTVEPIQITGKLTGAITGTLAAVDADGDRLVYRVVRAPREGSLQLNQDGTYTYTPDSDFDGVDTFRVVAIDVGLHMNLLDLFRPIGTRVSPLINQGAIKFDFQYNTGAEYWTEDRRGALQDAADALIVYFVVGKPVVLTYNVTGMEDAESSTLASAGSNLIRTGAGFWRTVVQNKLLTGYDSNGSAADGRITWNFGAGWGLGEDVDDGDFDFASTAMHELLHSFGFLSLIGEAGDNDNTYWTVFDSFVVNEDGRRPINRRYRFDSDFDPILTGEDGGMWFGGYHAVKAYGGLVPIFSPDPWNEGSSGSHLDDFTFSGDDQLMMNAQTGTGPGVRVLSAIEIGILRDLGYQVDELDPQTSPFAMALLGVVFLGRLRRKSAGEHAAQ